The proteins below are encoded in one region of Candidatus Gracilibacteria bacterium:
- a CDS encoding tRNA-dihydrouridine synthase family protein gives MNKNFWSELASQGPISALAPMDGYTDSPYRQIVKKIAPQTVVFSEFFSADGLVHSKELQKKALTHNPSEYPLIIQIFGKDPVMFREAAKIIESYGITGIDINMGCPAKKVVKSGHGSSLMINRDTAFKIVEEMASAVKIPISVKTRLGWEDYSPLIEFCQGLENAGANLISVHGRTYKQAFTGKADFTGIYELKQHLHIPVLCNGDILSYEDGAQKMIHPENRGIQGTKNLNSESKDGAFHKNLDGFMIGRASFGNPWCFLPGNYIPTLGEILETMKLHGELLWEWKNRKGMMEARKHLVQYLHGFPGVKEYRTALVHVEKPEDIYEVLEKIRNDHPTLLSERLKNTSPESNLAVWDCECN, from the coding sequence ATGAATAAGAACTTCTGGTCGGAACTCGCATCCCAGTGACCCATATCAGCACTTGCCCCTATGGATGGCTATACAGATAGCCCCTACCGTCAGATTGTAAAAAAAATAGCACCTCAAACGGTGGTTTTTAGTGAATTTTTCTCAGCCGATGGACTCGTACATTCGAAAGAGCTCCAGAAAAAAGCGCTCACTCATAATCCAAGCGAATATCCACTGATTATCCAGATTTTCGGGAAAGATCCCGTCATGTTCCGTGAAGCAGCAAAAATCATAGAATCCTACGGCATCACCGGAATCGATATCAACATGGGTTGTCCTGCGAAAAAAGTCGTCAAAAGCTGACATGGATCATCACTCATGATCAATCGTGATACCGCATTCAAGATTGTAGAAGAGATGGCGAGCGCAGTCAAGATTCCTATTTCCGTAAAAACACGTCTTGGTTGGGAAGATTATTCTCCACTCATTGAGTTCTGTCAGTGACTCGAGAATGCGGGTGCTAATCTCATATCCGTACATGGACGTACCTACAAACAAGCATTCACTGGAAAGGCAGATTTCACTGGCATCTACGAGCTCAAACAACATCTCCATATTCCTGTCCTCTGCAATGGAGATATCCTATCATATGAAGATGGGGCGCAAAAGATGATTCATCCTGAGAATAGATGAATACAGTGAACTAAGAATCTTAACTCTGAATCCAAAGATTGAGCCTTTCACAAAAATCTTGACGGTTTTATGATTGGTCGTGCATCTTTCGGTAATCCTTGGTGTTTTCTCCCAGGTAACTATATACCAACACTTGGTGAAATCCTCGAAACCATGAAACTACATGGAGAACTCCTGTGGGAATGGAAAAATAGAAAAGGAATGATGGAAGCACGAAAGCACCTTGTCCAATATCTCCATGGATTCCCATGAGTGAAAGAATACCGAACAGCACTCGTGCATGTAGAAAAACCAGAAGATATCTATGAAGTTCTCGAAAAAATCCGCAACGACCATCCGACACTTCTCTCAGAAAGACTCAAGAACACAAGCCCAGAGAGTAATCTCGCAGTATGGGATTGCGAATGTAACTAA
- a CDS encoding glycosyltransferase, which yields MLHDKKHIKLLFASRLVYEKGVDIIIEAIEKSMQDDQFGPYLDWYICSDGGYENTIHELAIKYPENVKYYGKVKPQKLRELYQEADFLLMPSRFLETFGLTALESLACGTPIIGWKKGGLDVFIPDELAINPLEPVDSLLEILRKYIYQDIPDPIDISKYDQHFWIDSVSQIFGGKEQILLVHDYDDLIGGAEYYIETVKKSFSSLGKRVLFFGYHGKTTPWKRRIMFIVSLFAFWRGIRLRKILEQNQPDAIWMHSVLRYVGIWGVREVARYTRGRNVSVFLSHHDVGLIAPFPQHITEENQIPNNASLLAFIPRDLSLVRMIVSIFKWGYVTLLKSVLPDNTKHIIFSSFLEKNIRAHFPNQEILLLPHSFDKEVFYP from the coding sequence ATGCTTCACGATAAAAAACACATAAAACTTCTTTTTGCTTCCCGACTCGTCTATGAAAAATGAGTCGATATTATCATAGAGGCTATCGAGAAAAGCATGCAAGATGACCAATTTGGTCCATATTTGGATTGGTATATTTGTTCTGATGGTTGATATGAAAATACCATTCATGAACTTGCGATAAAATATCCAGAGAATGTGAAATATTATGGAAAAGTAAAACCACAGAAACTTCGAGAGTTATATCAAGAGGCAGACTTTCTTCTTATGCCATCACGTTTTCTCGAGACTTTTTGATTGACAGCTCTGGAGTCGCTTGCATGTGGTACTCCAATTATTGGATGGAAAAAAGGATGACTCGATGTATTTATTCCTGATGAACTTGCTATCAATCCATTAGAACCAGTTGATTCTCTTCTGGAGATTCTCAGAAAATACATTTATCAAGATATTCCAGATCCAATAGATATTTCAAAGTACGATCAACATTTTTGGATAGATAGTGTGAGTCAGATTTTCGGATGAAAAGAGCAGATTTTGCTTGTGCATGATTATGATGATCTCATCGGTGGTGCGGAATACTATATAGAAACAGTGAAGAAATCATTCTCATCTCTTGGGAAAAGAGTTTTATTTTTCGGATATCATGGAAAAACAACTCCATGGAAACGGAGAATTATGTTTATAGTGTCTCTTTTTGCTTTCTGGAGGTGAATTCGTCTGAGAAAAATACTCGAACAAAACCAGCCAGATGCGATCTGGATGCATTCCGTTTTACGCTATGTGGGAATATGGTGAGTTCGAGAAGTGGCACGATATACTCGAGGAAGAAATGTTTCTGTATTTCTTTCGCATCATGACGTTGGGCTTATTGCTCCATTTCCACAGCATATCACAGAAGAAAATCAGATTCCAAATAATGCTTCACTCCTCGCTTTTATTCCACGAGACTTATCTCTTGTGCGGATGATTGTCAGTATTTTTAAGTGGTGATATGTTACGCTCCTGAAGAGCGTACTACCAGACAACACGAAGCATATTATTTTCTCATCATTTCTCGAAAAGAATATTCGTGCACATTTTCCGAATCAAGAGATTTTGCTTCTGCCTCACTCTTTCGATAAAGAAGTGTTCTATCCTTAG
- a CDS encoding ferredoxin, with product MNTDAINTLKKIRKPHVNSTCIGCSACTAISGNVFELNDQGLSIVRHCETYEGQDVDDSIAACPVNAISWQEAYENGEYTNGVVEHQDIV from the coding sequence ATGAACACCGACGCAATCAACACTCTCAAGAAAATACGAAAACCGCACGTTAATAGTACTTGTATCGGCTGTAGCGCTTGTACCGCTATTTCAGGGAATGTCTTCGAACTCAATGACCAAGGGCTATCCATCGTACGACACTGTGAAACATACGAATGACAAGATGTCGATGATTCTATTGCTGCGTGTCCAGTGAATGCTATCAGCTGGCAAGAAGCATACGAAAACGGTGAATACACCAACGGTGTTGTCGAACATCAGGATATTGTCTAG
- a CDS encoding FtsW/RodA/SpoVE family cell cycle protein, whose amino-acid sequence MQKKSIDSTLVFIVIALVIFGMIMISSVSVYPSFKITSRMVSQGLLSESNNYFYLSKNIAHVIIGLFSLMIFSKIPYFFFEKHVKIIFFVSLLLLFSVLFVGVEYNGARGWLNIPGLPSIQPVEFAKLGLVLFLAFFVKKRRSMLPSFTEGFIPFFLIASSVFLLLAFQPDFGSILIIAPVVTAIYFVAGGNIRYLLVTLFIAFIGAASIYGLGKLGDPKQNSLAYISGRIDNFFQDTQVLFEKQNPDGKDYQIKQGLIAIGSGGFFGLGFGKSIQKFGYLPEVQGDFIFSVIVEELGFFGVMLLFSAYLMIAYRGYAIARGVKDPFGKYAAFGITTLILVQMFINVGVNLNVVPLTGVTLPFVSYGGSSLISLLIATGILLNISRYVEYRPNAMHGFSSLQKRKKV is encoded by the coding sequence ATGCAAAAAAAAAGTATTGATTCAACACTCGTTTTTATTGTTATTGCACTCGTAATCTTCTGAATGATTATGATTAGTTCCGTGAGTGTATATCCATCGTTCAAGATCACTTCTCGTATGGTGAGCCAGTGACTTCTTTCAGAATCCAATAACTATTTCTATCTCTCGAAGAACATTGCGCACGTTATTATCGGACTCTTTTCTCTCATGATTTTCTCGAAGATTCCTTACTTCTTTTTCGAAAAACATGTAAAAATAATCTTCTTCGTTTCCCTGTTGTTATTGTTTTCTGTGCTTTTTGTATGAGTAGAATACAATGGTGCACGAGGATGGCTCAATATTCCTGGACTTCCATCGATTCAACCAGTGGAATTTGCGAAGCTTGGGTTAGTACTTTTTCTCGCATTTTTTGTGAAGAAACGCCGTTCCATGCTTCCGAGTTTTACTGAGGGGTTTATTCCATTTTTTCTGATTGCATCTTCTGTATTTTTGCTTCTTGCTTTTCAGCCAGATTTTGGTTCTATTCTCATTATTGCACCTGTTGTTACGGCAATATATTTCGTAGCATGATGAAATATTCGCTACCTGCTTGTGACGCTTTTTATTGCTTTTATTGGGGCTGCAAGCATTTATGGATTGGGGAAATTGGGCGATCCAAAACAAAATTCTCTAGCATATATTTCATGACGTATTGATAACTTCTTCCAAGATACTCAAGTATTATTCGAGAAACAAAATCCTGATGGGAAAGATTATCAAATAAAGCAAGGGCTCATTGCTATCGGAAGTGGTGGATTTTTTGGTCTTGGATTTGGGAAATCCATCCAGAAATTCGGATATCTTCCAGAAGTGCAATGAGATTTTATCTTTTCGGTTATTGTGGAAGAACTCGGATTTTTTGGTGTGATGCTTCTTTTTTCAGCATATTTGATGATTGCTTATCGTGGGTATGCGATTGCTCGAGGCGTGAAGGATCCATTCTGAAAGTATGCTGCTTTCGGCATCACTACACTGATTCTTGTACAGATGTTCATCAATGTTGGAGTGAACCTCAATGTAGTACCACTTACTTGAGTTACCTTGCCATTTGTGAGTTATGGAGGCTCATCTCTGATCTCACTCCTGATTGCGACAGGAATTCTCCTCAATATTTCTCGCTATGTAGAGTACCGTCCCAATGCAATGCATGGATTTTCTTCACTGCAGAAAAGAAAGAAAGTATAA
- a CDS encoding type II secretion system protein, whose protein sequence is MKRQYHMWKIQKYGFTMVEIMLVIAMIGIFIGATNSFNWKPQTDIEKANRIKYAVSDKLRDESLKIFTGHMPNYDGEIARETTLTIGSGGIETTYKDANGVILSTGTFQRPFYDGDRKYSIINVAWCTGSTIESAVWNGTGQILMTQTGTFFSTGSAGVINRNIIMLFVEVGYDSRSRKVSFDRRTGKISVDS, encoded by the coding sequence ATGAAAAGGCAATACCACATGTGGAAAATCCAGAAATATGGCTTTACAATGGTTGAAATTATGCTCGTAATAGCAATGATTGGGATTTTTATCGGTGCTACCAATTCATTCAACTGGAAACCACAGACGGATATAGAGAAAGCTAATCGAATAAAGTACGCCGTTTCTGATAAGCTGCGCGATGAATCTCTAAAAATCTTCACTGGGCATATGCCAAACTATGATGGAGAGATTGCACGAGAAACAACATTAACAATTGGGAGTGGAGGCATAGAAACAACTTATAAAGACGCAAATGGAGTTATCTTGTCAACAGGAACATTTCAGCGACCTTTCTATGATGGCGATCGAAAATATTCTATCATCAATGTTGCATGGTGTACTGGTTCAACTATAGAATCTGCCGTTTGGAATGGTACTGGACAAATTCTTATGACACAAACTGGTACATTTTTTAGTACTGGATCGGCGGGTGTTATCAATAGAAATATCATTATGCTTTTTGTGGAAGTATGATATGATTCTCGTTCTCGAAAAGTTTCATTCGATAGACGTACAGGAAAGATCAGTGTCGATAGCTAG
- the hflX gene encoding GTPase HflX, translating to MTANQLKTIIIDIAPPGLSDEELDHRMNELESLVSTYGGVTIVKRVQKRFTPDYRTFIGSGKLDEIIAIGEELGAELLIIGNIMKPAQVWNVNEYLREAKSKIQAWDRVDLILKIFALHAVSPESKLQIELAAIKHMGPRIFGMGMELSRQGGGSKNAKGQGETNTEIMKRHLREKEFVLLEKLKTYQKTRSLHRENRKRKGFLTVGIVGYTNAGKSSLFNALTKKGVLAEDKLFATLGTSVGKMYIETEDGRGQEILLNDTIGFIRDLPPNLIAAFRSTLEDSIESDILLHVVDAGDPWIDEKIRIVDETLEKIGAHQKRIYVFNKSDTISDEQKKNLLMQFQDLKPIFLSARSHEGISDFVYLLSQKAIIGG from the coding sequence ATGACTGCCAATCAACTCAAAACTATTATCATCGACATTGCACCACCAGGACTCTCGGATGAGGAACTTGATCATCGCATGAATGAGCTCGAATCACTTGTTTCGACTTATGGATGAGTGACGATCGTGAAGCGTGTTCAGAAGCGATTCACTCCTGATTATCGGACATTTATCGGAAGTGGAAAACTCGATGAGATTATTGCTATCGGGGAAGAACTCGGAGCGGAGCTTCTCATCATCGGAAACATCATGAAACCTGCTCAAGTCTGGAACGTGAATGAATATCTTCGAGAAGCGAAATCAAAAATCCAAGCCTGGGATCGAGTGGATTTGATTCTAAAGATTTTCGCACTTCATGCTGTCTCGCCAGAATCCAAGCTCCAGATTGAGCTCGCTGCCATCAAACATATGTGACCACGAATCTTTGGTATGGGAATGGAACTTTCGCGCCAATGAGGTGGATCTAAAAATGCAAAATGACAAGGTGAAACCAATACAGAAATCATGAAGCGACACTTGCGTGAGAAAGAATTTGTCCTTCTTGAGAAACTGAAAACGTACCAGAAAACCCGTTCGCTTCATCGCGAAAATCGCAAACGAAAAGGATTTCTCACTGTGGGAATTGTCGGATATACCAATGCAGGGAAGTCATCTCTCTTCAATGCACTGACGAAGAAATGAGTCCTTGCAGAAGATAAGCTTTTTGCGACACTCGGAACCAGTGTAGGGAAGATGTATATCGAGACGGAAGATGGAAGAGGACAAGAGATTCTCTTGAATGATACAATTGGTTTCATTCGTGATCTTCCACCGAATCTGATTGCCGCATTTCGTTCCACGCTTGAGGATTCGATAGAATCAGATATTCTCCTTCATGTGGTAGATGCTGGAGATCCTTGGATCGATGAGAAAATCCGAATTGTCGATGAGACACTCGAAAAAATCGGGGCACATCAAAAACGAATCTATGTTTTCAATAAATCTGACACTATTTCTGATGAACAAAAAAAGAACCTTCTGATGCAGTTTCAAGATCTAAAACCAATATTTCTCTCGGCACGGAGTCATGAGGGAATCAGTGATTTTGTGTACTTACTGTCTCAGAAGGCCATCATCGGTGGCTAG
- a CDS encoding GNAT family N-acetyltransferase gives MLHLSFPNISHKSAYLEMLTEWKQSGEFEQGHVSPGALFRGNTFEEFLQISEGDLTDDRNRGVPATLFFLMDGEKILGGIQIRHHIEHPNLKEYGGHIGYGIRPSERRRGYATEMLRLALDEARKIGLDRVMLGCFDDNIGFIRTIEKNGGIFERYTEFNGQKSRRYWIELL, from the coding sequence ATGCTCCACCTCTCTTTCCCCAACATCTCGCACAAATCTGCTTACCTTGAAATGCTCACTGAATGGAAGCAAAGCGGAGAATTTGAGCAATGACATGTCTCTCCGTGAGCACTCTTTCGTGGGAATACTTTCGAGGAATTTCTCCAAATATCAGAAGGTGACCTCACTGACGATCGGAATCGATGAGTTCCTGCCACGCTCTTTTTTCTCATGGATGGAGAGAAAATTCTTGGAGGAATCCAGATTCGACATCATATCGAACATCCGAATTTGAAAGAATATGGCTGACATATCGGCTATGGAATACGTCCGAGTGAGCGACGTCGGTGATATGCGACGGAGATGCTCCGACTCGCGCTCGATGAAGCTCGAAAAATCTGACTCGACCGAGTTATGCTCGGATGTTTCGATGACAATATTGGTTTTATCCGAACCATCGAAAAAAATGGTGGGATATTTGAGCGGTATACCGAATTTAATGGACAAAAGTCGAGGAGGTATTGGATAGAACTTCTTTAA
- the trpS gene encoding tryptophan--tRNA ligase: protein MKKIITGVKPTGSSMHLGNLLGAVLPFQKLAKGNDAAIFIADLHALTSVKDGAKMRDQSYELAVEYLSIFGLDTELTIFRQSDIHDITKLMWVMSNVTPYSLMERAHSHKDYLNKLHFYEDTIMPFLFEGLKREVNGISDIDTMHAIMRYFRTQSLDEAFKNFNINTEKLEEIIAMKLPQTPNMGVFNYPILMAADIIGYDIDAVPVGKDQIQHLEMTRDIARAFNKTYGQEVFREPEAIVTEGLATLPGTDGRKMSKSYDNFIGVFDDDKTLKKRVMSIVTGSEGVDEKKKNPDECNVFNLYKVFASAEQTAALRVKYESENIGFGYGHAKTELLNVLTEYLRPYREAREKLLANPDIVEAKLAEGARIMNERLRSKMKVVKEVTGVN from the coding sequence ATGAAAAAAATCATCACCGGTGTCAAACCAACCGGCTCATCGATGCATCTCGGGAATCTCCTCGGTGCCGTACTTCCCTTTCAGAAGCTCGCGAAGGGAAATGATGCTGCGATATTTATCGCTGACCTCCACGCACTCACGAGTGTGAAGGATGGGGCAAAAATGCGCGACCAATCATATGAACTCGCTGTCGAATACCTCTCTATCTTCGGACTCGATACCGAGCTCACCATCTTTCGCCAATCAGACATCCACGACATCACCAAGCTCATGTGGGTAATGTCCAATGTGACACCATATTCTTTAATGGAACGCGCGCATAGTCATAAAGACTACCTTAATAAGCTTCATTTTTATGAAGATACTATTATGCCCTTCTTATTTGAGTGATTAAAAAGAGAGGTTAACGGCATCAGTGATATAGATACAATGCATGCTATAATGCGCTATTTTAGAACTCAAAGTTTAGATGAGGCTTTCAAGAACTTTAACATAAATACAGAAAAACTTGAAGAAATAATAGCAATGAAATTGCCACAAACACCAAACATGTGAGTTTTCAACTACCCTATCCTCATGGCGGCGGATATTATTGGCTATGATATCGACGCGGTGCCAGTGGGCAAGGATCAGATACAGCACCTCGAGATGACTCGTGATATTGCACGAGCGTTCAACAAGACGTACGGTCAAGAGGTTTTCCGCGAACCAGAGGCAATTGTCACTGAGTGACTCGCAACACTTCCAGGAACTGATGGACGAAAAATGTCGAAGAGTTACGATAACTTCATCGGCGTATTTGACGACGACAAGACGCTCAAGAAACGTGTCATGTCCATCGTGACGGGTTCTGAGTGAGTCGATGAAAAGAAGAAAAATCCAGATGAATGTAATGTCTTCAATCTGTATAAAGTTTTCGCAAGCGCTGAGCAAACTGCTGCACTCCGTGTGAAGTATGAATCAGAGAATATCGGATTCGGTTATGGTCATGCGAAAACTGAGCTTCTCAACGTGCTCACCGAGTACCTCCGCCCGTATCGCGAAGCGAGAGAAAAACTCCTCGCCAATCCTGACATCGTCGAAGCGAAACTCGCCGAATGAGCTCGTATCATGAACGAACGTTTGAGGTCGAAGATGAAGGTGGTGAAGGAGGTTACGGGGGTGAATTAG
- a CDS encoding mechanosensitive ion channel — translation MKHYLSAVGGILYFFLIYGLSSYSTMYAGFMQSHETIDMGFSYLNALVLVFVLYGVIGIIEEKIGKSLEKWAKKTKNTYDDILVSILMRFIVLSKYLASLYVGFQMVTIPPSVQSIVDIVFDVVFIVVVLILLTSLINSTFGKVAKSYGTSALSKQMFPIIKKILIVFLWIIGGITIIGNLGYNISALVTGAGIGGIAIALAAQKSLSNVFGAISVLVNQPFKIGETIRINGMIGTISDIGFTYLSLTDLAGHTILIPNENLLSASIENLTERSNRRTDFTIGVTYDTSLVKLREAMAIIEKILEGFVEKGEMDSYRVNFDNFGDFSLGISVTYFSLIDDYSLYLKQKTAINLSIKESFTKAHIDIAFPTQELIIKK, via the coding sequence ATGAAACATTATCTCTCTGCTGTCGGAGGCATCCTCTATTTTTTTCTCATTTACGGGCTCTCATCGTATTCGACGATGTATGCAGGATTCATGCAGAGTCACGAAACGATCGATATGTGATTCTCGTATCTCAACGCTCTTGTGCTCGTATTTGTGCTCTATGGAGTCATCGGAATCATCGAAGAAAAAATCGGAAAGTCTCTGGAAAAATGGGCAAAGAAAACCAAAAACACGTATGATGATATTTTGGTGAGTATCTTGATGCGATTCATCGTCCTCTCCAAATATCTCGCTTCACTCTATGTGGGATTTCAGATGGTCACGATACCACCGAGCGTACAGAGCATTGTCGACATAGTTTTTGACGTCGTCTTCATCGTAGTCGTACTCATCCTCCTCACTTCACTGATCAATAGCACATTCGGGAAAGTGGCGAAGAGTTATGGAACTTCTGCACTTTCGAAACAGATGTTCCCGATTATCAAAAAGATACTTATTGTATTTCTCTGGATTATCGGTGGCATCACCATCATCGGGAATCTCGGCTACAATATCAGCGCGCTCGTGACGGGAGCAGGAATTGGAGGTATCGCTATTGCTCTTGCGGCTCAGAAGTCTCTCTCGAATGTCTTTGGTGCTATCTCAGTTCTCGTCAATCAGCCATTCAAAATCGGAGAAACGATCCGTATCAATGGGATGATCGGAACGATTTCTGACATCGGATTCACATACCTGTCTCTCACTGATCTCGCATGACACACGATCCTCATCCCGAATGAGAATCTCCTCTCAGCAAGTATCGAAAATCTCACTGAGCGTTCCAATCGCAGAACTGACTTCACTATTGGAGTAACGTATGACACGAGTCTCGTGAAGCTCAGAGAAGCGATGGCGATCATCGAGAAGATTCTCGAAGGCTTCGTAGAAAAATGAGAGATGGATTCGTATCGAGTGAATTTTGATAATTTTGGGGATTTTTCACTTGGTATTTCTGTGACATACTTTTCTCTCATCGATGACTATAGTCTCTATCTGAAGCAGAAAACTGCCATCAATCTGAGTATCAAAGAATCATTCACCAAAGCGCATATTGATATTGCTTTCCCTACACAAGAACTTATAATCAAAAAATAA
- a CDS encoding chorismate-binding protein: MKTHSHQPYAIIEKDDVITRYDGILYKFASLQGLQEFYKQQTSTIIFLTPFCTIRERGFESHGDEPILAIQVSNITSLTRESIEKTLSGKDIRFEHPITPLQSDDEFADIVRQIQQTEIAGGNICQMILSQPYTGKIQDFSEHDVESAFRNALRQKGQYMTLFFSDGEGEYFVSLTPEQHLMITPDRVTMDPIAGTLKKGAPETFRERLLQFLEDTKERNELFQVLDEELKMMEIVCDEGGKIEGPFLRQNGAVVHTEYKLIGKRSPRIEPLDALRETLHAPTLVGGPIESAARLIKKYEKQSRRYYGGEIGILTPDGDLDTAILIRMAHFDADGTVTIQAGAGITKNSKPLGEAQEVKMKTGGMQAALLGKSQTPPDVQSILDDPEVITKLQERNKYLSKFHFLEQSEQKTCEQLQGKTVTIIDNEDNFTNMLARMMTTMGMIVDIVKTIDFDSTTDASDIIVIGPGPGNINDMSDSKMKTLAEHTRELMKQKKNLLGICLGHQSIAKEMGLSVQAMSESKQGQQDKVYINGAYENVGFYNSFVPIFHKRSGYFDAGANHYPLDVIQERNISGFQFHPESVMSENGYEILKNELQRMLSYK; this comes from the coding sequence ATGAAAACTCATTCACACCAACCATATGCCATCATCGAGAAAGATGATGTGATTACTCGATACGATGGAATTCTCTATAAGTTTGCCTCGCTTCAGGGGCTTCAGGAATTCTATAAACAACAGACATCGACCATTATCTTTCTGACTCCATTTTGTACGATTCGTGAACGTGGATTCGAGTCACATGGAGATGAGCCAATCCTTGCTATTCAGGTTTCCAACATCACTTCACTGACTCGTGAATCTATCGAGAAGACTCTTTCTGGTAAGGATATTCGATTCGAGCACCCTATCACTCCGCTCCAAAGTGATGATGAATTTGCAGATATTGTAAGACAGATTCAACAGACAGAAATCGCAGGTGGGAATATCTGTCAGATGATTCTCTCACAACCATATACTGGGAAGATTCAGGATTTCTCAGAACATGATGTCGAGTCAGCTTTCCGGAATGCACTGAGGCAAAAGTGACAGTATATGACTCTTTTTTTTAGTGATGGGGAATGAGAATATTTTGTTTCACTCACACCAGAACAACACCTCATGATAACTCCTGATAGGGTTACTATGGATCCTATTGCAGGCACCCTCAAGAAGTGAGCTCCAGAAACTTTCAGAGAACGTCTTCTCCAATTTCTCGAAGATACAAAGGAGCGAAATGAGCTCTTTCAAGTGCTTGATGAAGAGCTCAAGATGATGGAGATTGTGTGTGATGAATGAGGAAAAATCGAATGACCATTTCTGAGACAAAATGGAGCTGTTGTACATACAGAGTATAAGCTCATCGGAAAGAGAAGCCCTCGTATCGAACCTCTTGACGCACTGCGAGAAACTCTCCATGCCCCGACGCTCGTTGGTTGACCGATCGAGAGTGCTGCCAGACTCATCAAAAAATACGAGAAACAATCTCGGAGGTATTATGGTGGAGAAATCGGGATTCTCACACCAGATGGAGATCTCGATACCGCTATCCTCATCCGAATGGCTCACTTTGACGCAGATGGCACGGTGACGATTCAGGCTGGTGCTGGCATCACCAAGAACTCTAAGCCACTGGGAGAAGCTCAAGAAGTAAAGATGAAAACTGGTGGTATGCAAGCAGCGCTTCTCGGGAAATCCCAAACTCCCCCAGATGTTCAGTCAATACTCGATGACCCTGAGGTGATAACCAAGCTCCAGGAACGAAATAAATACCTCTCCAAATTTCATTTTCTCGAACAATCTGAGCAAAAGACATGCGAACAACTCCAGTGAAAGACGGTAACCATCATCGATAATGAGGACAACTTCACAAACATGCTTGCTCGTATGATGACGACAATGGGAATGATAGTAGATATCGTGAAAACTATTGATTTTGACTCAACTACTGATGCTTCTGATATCATCGTTATCTGACCTGGTCCTGGCAATATCAACGATATGAGTGACTCGAAAATGAAAACACTCGCAGAACATACGAGAGAACTCATGAAGCAGAAGAAGAATCTCCTCGGAATCTGTCTCGGGCATCAGTCGATTGCAAAGGAAATGGGATTATCCGTTCAAGCAATGAGTGAATCAAAACAATGACAGCAAGATAAAGTTTATATAAATGGGGCTTACGAAAATGTGTGATTCTATAATTCATTTGTTCCAATTTTTCATAAACGATCAGGGTACTTTGATGCCTGAGCAAATCATTATCCGTTGGATGTGATTCAGGAAAGAAATATCTCTGGATTCCAGTTCCATCCCGAGTCCGTCATGAGTGAAAACGGATATGAAATATTGAAAAATGAACTTCAGAGAATGCTTTCCTACAAATAA